The segment ATGGTAAAGAGGGGAAGGCATGACAGCAGCCAGAAAATATTCAGAATAAAGAGATTGGAAAGTTTGTCTATGACACTATAAAACTTACTGTCGATAATATTCACTAGCAACAGCCTCTTTCCTACATTAATTTAGATTGATTCTCCAGCAATAAATCTGTATGAAAGCTCCGTATTCTCGTTGTTTATGTAACTGCCCTTTTCAATTTTATAAACAAGGCTTTCCACCGCCTTATCGCCTATCGCCTCGACAGGATATTCAATCGTTGTTAGAGCGGGGGTAACGTACTTCAATACATCGATATTATCAAAGCCCATTATTCCTACATCGTGAGGAATACTATAGCCCTTGGTTTTCAAAAAGCGCATAACCTCTAAAGCATATAAATCACAAGAACATATGATTGCCGTCCGCTCTCTTTGCCTGAAGTTTATCTTTTCCAAGTAATCGAGATAATCATTATGCCTAATAATCTCCGCCTCTTTCAAATCGTTAGAAGCTAGTGCTTCTAAAAAGCCCTCAAGCCTTTCTTCCTGTGTATAAATATTCGTTATTCCCTTATACTTCAATGGTGGCGATATGTAGATGAACTGCTTATAGCCCTTATCAATAATGTGACTGACACCATTTTTCATTGCAGCCCTTTCAGGTATGCCAACATATTCCCAATCTGTGGACAGGAAATTGAAAATGGTGATGATTGGAATGGAAAACCCGTGGAGATATTCTTCAAACTCATTCCCTTTATTAACGGAAAAAAGAATGATTCCATCCACCTTATGATTTGCCAAATATTCAATGCATTGCTTTTCATTTTCCATATCCTTATCTGTTAAAGCAATATACAAAAAATAGCCGTATTCTCTTGCTTTGAGCTCGACTGCTGTTAAAAGCTGTGCATATGAACGGTTATAAAGATCAAACAGTACAATCCCAAGTGTCATCGTTCTTCCTTTTACTAAGCTTCTTGCTGTAAAGTCAGGACGGTATTTCAAATCCTTTGCTGCCTGCAGTACCTTTTGTTTTGTTTTTTCTTTAATGCCAGGGCGGTTGTTCAGCGCACGGTCTACCGTGCCTGATGATACCCCACAATATTTTGCGATATCCTTGATTGTAACCCTCATAATGCCTCCATATTAGCTGTTATTGCAAGCTTTTTTTGCCAGCATTCTGCGATGGAATGCTGGCAAAATTGGAAACTTTGCAAATAGTTTTAGTTATATGATTCTATTATACATATAATATCATTCCATTTCTTCCTATAATAGGAATATTCCATCCGCTTATCGTTTCATTTTGCTATTGCCAGCGGCTTGTGAAAACGGACATTTCTATCGCTTTCTAGCAATCACTTTTTTGCCACTTATTCAATCGGAATAGATTATCAGCCTTTTACGGAACCAATCATAACCCCTTTTTCAAAGTATTTTTGAATGAATGGGTAAATAATCAATATCGGCAATGTGGAAACAATGATGACTCCATACTTGATCTGGTCTGCATATTTCTGTGCATACCCGCCAGCAGCGCCGCCTGCGCCTGCACCTTCGGCAAATACTTGGTTTGATAAAAGAATATCTCTTAGCACAATTTGTAATGGCTGCAGACTATAATCTCTTATATAAATCAAGCCTGTGAAGAAGTCATTCCAATGACCAACTAAATAGTATAAGCCAACAACAGAAATGACTGCTTTTGATAAGGGCAAGGCAATTTTTCCGAAGAATTGAAAATGTGTACACCCGTCCATTTGTGCTGCTTCAAACAACTCTTTCGGCAAGGAGCTTTCAAAAAAGGTTCTTGTAATAATTAAGTTAAAGACATTAACGGAAAATGGCAGAATGAACACCCACATATTATTGAT is part of the Niallia taxi genome and harbors:
- a CDS encoding LacI family DNA-binding transcriptional regulator, with translation MRVTIKDIAKYCGVSSGTVDRALNNRPGIKEKTKQKVLQAAKDLKYRPDFTARSLVKGRTMTLGIVLFDLYNRSYAQLLTAVELKAREYGYFLYIALTDKDMENEKQCIEYLANHKVDGIILFSVNKGNEFEEYLHGFSIPIITIFNFLSTDWEYVGIPERAAMKNGVSHIIDKGYKQFIYISPPLKYKGITNIYTQEERLEGFLEALASNDLKEAEIIRHNDYLDYLEKINFRQRERTAIICSCDLYALEVMRFLKTKGYSIPHDVGIMGFDNIDVLKYVTPALTTIEYPVEAIGDKAVESLVYKIEKGSYINNENTELSYRFIAGESI
- a CDS encoding carbohydrate ABC transporter permease, with amino-acid sequence MKIFSTKGKTKSDIVFDTIILILCLFIFLLVAYPLYFVIIASVSDSTLVSTGQVTLYPKGFSLFGYKEIFNDSRIWVGYKNTIIYTVLGTFVNLLLTLPAAYVLSRQDFKARRFLMFIFVVTMFFNGGLIPTYLLMKELSLINNMWVFILPFSVNVFNLIITRTFFESSLPKELFEAAQMDGCTHFQFFGKIALPLSKAVISVVGLYYLVGHWNDFFTGLIYIRDYSLQPLQIVLRDILLSNQVFAEGAGAGGAAGGYAQKYADQIKYGVIIVSTLPILIIYPFIQKYFEKGVMIGSVKG